One stretch of Paenibacillus sp. FSL R5-0341 DNA includes these proteins:
- a CDS encoding glucose 1-dehydrogenase, which yields MGRLTGKVAIITGAASGMGLAGIQLFAKEGAKVVATDVAVEALEEQVKQIVADGGEAIALKLDVSSPESWNAVVEETVSKYGKIDILVNNAGIHMAKGILEAELEDWDKVMSINGTGVWLGMKAVIPYMQKNGQGSIVNTSSIAAIIGGIADAQGAAYSASKGSVRSLTKHGAQWFAKDNIRVNSVHPGAVFTGMVEKAGIKSQVEMGEHYKNLAPLPPHAGESMDIAYAYLFLASDESKFITGVELPVDGGWISN from the coding sequence ATGGGCAGATTAACTGGAAAAGTTGCAATTATAACCGGTGCCGCAAGTGGCATGGGATTGGCAGGTATTCAATTATTTGCAAAAGAAGGAGCCAAGGTAGTGGCTACCGATGTGGCAGTCGAAGCTTTGGAGGAACAGGTTAAACAGATCGTAGCTGATGGCGGAGAAGCCATTGCGCTGAAGCTGGATGTGTCCAGCCCAGAGTCTTGGAACGCGGTTGTGGAAGAAACCGTATCGAAATACGGCAAAATAGATATTCTGGTCAACAATGCTGGAATCCATATGGCCAAAGGCATTTTGGAAGCTGAGTTAGAGGATTGGGACAAGGTTATGTCCATTAATGGAACAGGTGTATGGCTCGGCATGAAGGCAGTCATTCCTTATATGCAGAAGAATGGACAAGGTTCCATCGTTAATACCTCTTCCATTGCAGCAATCATTGGTGGAATCGCGGATGCTCAGGGCGCGGCTTATAGTGCTTCCAAGGGATCTGTACGTTCATTGACCAAACACGGGGCACAATGGTTCGCCAAAGATAATATCCGTGTGAACTCCGTACACCCGGGTGCTGTGTTTACGGGTATGGTGGAGAAAGCAGGCATCAAATCCCAGGTGGAGATGGGGGAGCATTACAAAAATCTTGCACCACTGCCTCCACATGCTGGTGAATCTATGGATATTGCTTACGCCTACCTGTTTTTGGCATCTGATGAATCCAAATTCATTACAGGTGTTGAGTTGCCTGTAGATGGTGGCTGGATCAGCAACTAA